In Oceanobacillus sp. FSL K6-2867, one DNA window encodes the following:
- a CDS encoding GDYXXLXY domain-containing protein, whose amino-acid sequence MKRLLFYTLLGLQIVILFLLGIQYYFIDDYGRTVKLLSKHEEMTDTYGNYNQHTTSINYEINFISEDAWKIEEEVDYNTKINVLLEADAQGFFHAVKATDRKVDAEQDQIVLQGKYQYYNDMQKEYHVTYGIESFHPDFDFSRSARGQSLITVQLAPWGQKKVTEIENLK is encoded by the coding sequence ATGAAGCGTTTATTATTCTATACCCTGCTTGGGCTGCAAATTGTGATACTTTTTCTTTTAGGTATCCAATATTATTTTATCGATGATTATGGGCGTACGGTAAAATTGCTTAGTAAGCATGAGGAAATGACGGATACGTATGGAAACTATAATCAGCATACGACATCTATCAATTATGAAATTAATTTCATATCAGAGGATGCATGGAAGATTGAAGAAGAAGTAGATTATAATACGAAGATAAATGTCTTGCTTGAAGCTGATGCGCAAGGGTTTTTTCATGCTGTAAAAGCAACGGATCGGAAAGTAGATGCTGAACAGGACCAGATCGTTCTCCAAGGGAAATATCAATACTACAATGACATGCAAAAAGAATATCATGTGACCTATGGAATTGAATCTTTTCATCCTGATTTTGACTTTAGTCGTTCGGCCAGGGGTCAATCATTAATCACTGTACAACTTGCACCATGGGGGCAAAAAAAGGTGACTGAAATAGAAAATCTGAAATAG